From candidate division WOR-3 bacterium, one genomic window encodes:
- the purQ gene encoding phosphoribosylformylglycinamidine synthase I produces MKPKALVVRAAGTNCDVETAYAFEKAGAEAVRVYIDAVKDTDFSDYQIIVFPGGFTYGDDISAGKILANEIKFKLRDKFLDFINQGKLIIGICNGFQVLVKCGILPAFTDYFEEQSVSLITNDSERFEDRWVYLKVSDRSVFTKGVKPIITLPVAHAEGKFVVKNEEVLAKIKEHIVFQYVDENGNQADYPFNPNGSLLGIAGITDRSGRILGLMPHPERYISYLQHPRHTRETLDEIGDGLHIFKNAVDYFSS; encoded by the coding sequence ATGAAACCAAAAGCTTTGGTCGTTCGGGCTGCAGGGACGAATTGTGACGTGGAAACGGCGTATGCATTCGAAAAAGCCGGTGCAGAAGCCGTGCGTGTCTACATTGATGCGGTCAAAGACACGGATTTTTCTGATTACCAGATCATTGTCTTTCCCGGCGGCTTTACTTACGGCGACGACATCTCCGCGGGAAAGATTCTCGCGAACGAAATCAAGTTTAAACTGCGTGATAAGTTTCTGGATTTCATCAACCAGGGCAAGCTGATCATCGGCATCTGCAATGGTTTTCAGGTACTGGTGAAGTGCGGTATTCTGCCGGCTTTCACCGACTACTTTGAAGAACAGAGTGTAAGCCTTATCACGAACGATTCTGAACGATTTGAGGACCGCTGGGTCTATTTAAAGGTTTCTGACCGTTCGGTGTTCACAAAAGGAGTGAAGCCGATAATAACCCTGCCGGTCGCCCACGCCGAAGGCAAGTTCGTCGTTAAGAATGAAGAGGTATTGGCAAAGATTAAGGAACACATCGTCTTTCAATACGTCGACGAAAACGGAAATCAGGCGGATTACCCGTTCAATCCCAATGGTTCGCTCCTTGGTATCGCGGGTATCACCGACAGAAGCGGCAGGATTCTCGGTTTGATGCCCCATCCAGAGCGTTATATTTCTTATCTCCAGCACCCCCGTCATACCAGAGAGACTCTCGATGAGATCGGCGACGGCTTGCATATATTCAAAAATGCGGTCGATTACTTCAGTTCCTGA